The proteins below come from a single Vibrio natriegens NBRC 15636 = ATCC 14048 = DSM 759 genomic window:
- a CDS encoding HAD family hydrolase — protein sequence MLKAIFFDMDETLCGTSQADKVAGQEFANWMKETYPLLADSNAFLQRYLQGVYKKLNAEFPQLVALLPDENAFRCGLIKTILAEQGIEISAAQAQQAQSFFDSARMNAFSFLPGVKEMLIELRQHYTLVVITNGPIFSQHPKLAATEMSEWVDHIIVGGEEPEEKPAASIFRKALKLADVKPEEALHIGDSLAADIAGANDMDILSVWVNPKGTDNLTEIEPDYEVKDTVELKEILKTLAQ from the coding sequence GTGCTTAAAGCGATTTTTTTTGATATGGACGAGACTTTATGTGGCACATCTCAAGCCGATAAAGTGGCAGGGCAAGAATTTGCAAATTGGATGAAAGAAACCTATCCGCTGCTCGCGGATTCTAATGCCTTCTTACAACGCTACTTACAAGGCGTGTATAAAAAGCTCAATGCAGAGTTCCCTCAGCTTGTAGCCTTGCTACCGGATGAAAATGCATTCCGTTGTGGCCTGATAAAAACCATCCTTGCGGAACAAGGGATCGAAATAAGCGCAGCGCAAGCTCAACAGGCGCAAAGTTTTTTTGACTCTGCACGCATGAATGCATTCTCCTTTCTACCAGGAGTAAAGGAAATGCTGATTGAACTGCGTCAACACTACACTCTCGTTGTCATTACTAACGGTCCGATCTTCTCTCAACATCCAAAACTGGCGGCAACAGAGATGAGTGAATGGGTCGATCACATTATTGTTGGTGGTGAAGAACCGGAAGAAAAACCTGCGGCAAGCATCTTCCGTAAGGCTCTTAAGCTAGCAGACGTTAAACCAGAAGAAGCGCTTCATATCGGTGACTCTTTAGCAGCAGATATTGCGGGCGCTAACGATATGGATATTCTCAGCGTTTGGGTGAATCCAAAAGGTACCGATAATCTCACGGAGATTGAGCCAGACTACGAAGTAAAAGACACCGTAGAGCTAAAAGAAATCCTCAAAACGCTCGCTCAGTAG